Within Limnohabitans sp. 2KL-27, the genomic segment TCGCCAATCGGCGAGCCGTTGGCAATGTTGCCCGCCAAGGTGGCGGTGGAGCGGATGGGCGGCGAGCCAAAGCGGCGCAGCACTTCGGTGAAGTCGGGGTAAGCCTGAGCGACCAGCGCTTCGACTTGCGTGAGCGACACGGCCGCGCCAATGCGCCAGGCGCTGGCGGTTTCGGTCACTTGGCGCAGTTCTTTGACGTTGCCCAAATACATGATGTGTTCAGGGCGTGAGAACTGCTTGTTGACCTGCAGGCCAATTTCGGTGCTGCCTGCCAACAAGGTGGTGGTGGGGTTCTTGACCAGATAGTCGGCCACCTCCGCGAGGGTGGCGGGCGACACGAACTCATTGCCTTTGCGGGTGCGCACCACGGGCTGAACGATGATGTCGCCGTCCAAACTCAGCGTGGGCACGCTGGCGCGTTTGATTTCTTGGAGCAAAGGCACATCGGCACTGTCATCGAGCTTCAAGGCCTCAGGCTTGGCGCAGGCTTGGGTGGCCGAATCGATGATCGGCTTGTAACCGGTGCATCGGCACAGGTTGCCGCTGAGCGAATCCGTGATCTGCTGGCGATTGGGCATGGGCAACACCTGCACCAAATTGACCAGGCTCATGACGATGCCAGGCGTACAAAAGCCGCACTGCGAGCCGTGGCACTTGACCATTTCGGCCTGCACCGGGTGCAGCGTGCCGTCGGCTTTTTTCAGGCTCTCGACGGTCTTGACCGATTTGCCGTCCAGCGAAGGCAGCAGCTGAATGCAGGCGTTGGTGGCCACATAGTCCACACCCGTGCCTGCGGCGTTGAGCTCACCCACCATCACCACGCAAGCGCCGCAATCGCCTTCAGCGCAGCCCTCTTTGGTGCCGGTGCGGTGCAGTTCCTCGCGCAGGTAATCCAGAACAGTGGTGGTGCGGCGCTCACCTTGGGCTTCGACGATGCGGCCGTCGAGCACAAAGCGCACGGTGTTGGTGACTTGGGTCATGGTGCGGGGGGTGGGGTAATTGAACTGTAAACCCCGATTTTAAGGAATCGGGGCCTTCACGGGGCGGCTTTTCGACGGATTAATGGGGATCTGACCCCGATTAATTAATTGGGGTCAGATCCCCATTGTTTTATGAGCCACGGTAAGTGGAGTAGCTCCAGGGGCTGGCCAGCAGGGGCACGTGGTAGTGCTGCTCTTCGTGGGCCACGCCAAAGTCCAGCGACACACGGTTCAGGAAATTGGGCTCGGGCAGTTCGACGCCTTTGGCTTTGAAGTAGTCGCTCACATTGAAGACCAAGCGGTAAGTGCCTTTGCGCAGGCTGGCGTGGTCGTAAAGCAGGCCGTCGGGGTTGCGGCCATCGTGGTTGAGGGTGAAGCTTTTGACCAAGGTGGCCTGGTCGCCTTGTGTGGTGTACAGGGACACCTGCATGCCCGCGGCGGGGCAGCCGTGCATGGTGTCCAAAACATGTGTGCTCAATCCCATGGTGTGCTCGCTTGTCTTGAATGGGGGTCAAAAGGGTGGTTGAGGTCAGGCTTTGAAAAGCCCTTTAAGCCGGTCGACTGAAGTGTATACAATTTTGCTTTTGGTGGCTATGATTTGCGCCACCGACACCCAAAACCCGGAGCAAGTGCCCCAAGGGACCGCGAGACATGGAAACCTCCACCACGCACCACATCGTCGAATCGCTGACCCGCGCCATCGTGGAGCACCGACTTTTGCCGGGCTCCAAGTTGGCCGAGCAAAAGCTGGCCGACCACTTTGGCGTTTCACGCACGCTGGTGCGCCAAGCGCTGTTTCAGCTCTCGCAAAACCGGTTGATCCGTTTGGAGCCAGCGCGCGGCGCGTTTGTGGCCGCACCCTCGGTCGAAGAGGCGCAGCAGGTCTTTGCCGTGCGCCGCATGCTCGAAGCCGAGATGACGCGCGCCTTTGCGCAACAGGTCACGCCCGCTCAAATCGTGGCCCTCAAAGAGCACATCCAACAAGAGCGCGAAGCCGTGACGCAAGGCGACATCACGGGGCGCACAGAATTGCTGGGCGATTTTCATGTCCGCATGGCCGAACTCATGAACAACGATGTGCTGGCCCAGGTGTTGGGCGAGCTGATTTCGCGCTGTGCCCTGATCACGCTGATGTACCAGTCCCGCAACGAGGCCGAGCACTCCACCGACGAGCATGTGACCATCGTGGCCGCCCTCGAGGCGCAGGACGCTGACCTGGCCGTGCGCCTGATGCACGAGCACCTGCTGCACGTCGAAGCCAGCCTGACCTTCGACCGCAAAGTGCCCACCCACGACATTTCTCTGGCCTTGGCCTGAACCATCGAGCGATATCCATGAGCGTTTACGACAGCACCCTCCCCTATCCCCGCGATCTCAAAGGCTACGGCCGCCACGTCCCGCATGCCCAGTGGCCGGGCGGCGCACGCGTGGCCGTGCAGTTTGTCTTGAATTACGAAGAGGGTGGCGAGAACTCGGTGCTGCACGGCGATACGGGTTCTGAGCAGTTTTTGTCTGAAATGTTCAACCCTGCCTCCTTCCCCGAGCGGCACATCAGCATGGAAGGCATTTATGAATACGGCTCGCGTGCAGGCGTTTGGCGCTTGTTGCGCGAGTTTGAAAAGCGCGGCCTGCCGCTCACCGTCTTTGGCGTGGCCACCGCCTTGCAAAAGCACGACGACGTGACAGCCGCCTTCCGAGAACTGGGTTATGACATCGCCTGCCATGGCCTCAAGTGGATCCATTACCAAAACATCGACGAAGCCACCGAGCGTGCCCACATGGCCGAGGCCATGGCCATTTTGCAAAAGCTCACAGGCGAGCGCCCCTTGGGCTGGTACACCGGACGTGACAGCCCCAACACGCGACGCTTGGTGGCCGACTTTGGTGGCTTTGAATACGACAGTGACTATTACGGCGACGACCTGCCCTTCTGGATGAAAGTGCGCAAGAGCGACGGTAGCGATGCACCGCAACTGATCGTGCCCTACACCCTGGACTGCAACGACATGCGCTTTGCACTGCCCCAGGGCTACTCGCACGCTGACCCCTTTTTCCAGTACATGAAGGACACCTTTGATGCGCTGTACGCCGAGGGTGACCCGAATGGCGACAACGCCCCCAAGATGATGAGCATCGGCATGCACTGCCGCCTGCTGGGCCGCCCGGGTCGCATCACCGCGCTGCAACGCTTTTTGGACCACATCCAGTCGCACGACAAGGTCTGGGTGGCACGGCGCATCGACATTGCGCGGCACTGGAAAGCCCACCACCCCTACCAGGATTGAACATGTCCCTGACCCTTGAAAAACTCAACAGCGCATCCCACGCCAATGCCGCGCACATGCTCGACGGCTTGTACGAGCACTCGCCCTGGATCGCCGAGCAGGCGCTGGCCCAACGCCCCTTCGCCTCGCTGGCGCAACTCAAGCACGCCATGTGCGAAGTGCTGGCGCACGCCGGGCGCGACGCGCAGCTGGGCCTGATCCGCGCCCACCCCGAGCTGGCGGGCAAGGCCATGGTCAGCCAAACGCTCACCGCCGAATCGACGAACGAACAAACCAAGGCAGGCCTGACCGACTGCACGCCCGAGGAGTTCGCCAAGATCCAAAAGCTCAACGCAGACTACAACGCCAAGTTCGGCTGGCCCTTCATCCTGGCAGTGCGCGGCCCGCGTGGCTTGGGATTGAGCAAAAAACAGATCATCGACGCCTTTGAGCGCCGCCTGTTCGGTCACCCCGATATTGAGTTGCAAGAGTGCCTGCGCAACATCCACCGCATCGTCGAGATCCGCCTGAACGACAAGTTCGGCGTGGAACCCACGCTCGGCCACCAGGTCTGGGACTGGCAAGAACAACTGGCCCAACACAGTGACCCCGGCTTTGCCGAACTGGGCCAACTCACCGTCACTTATTTGACCGACGCGCACCGCGCCTGCGCCCAGCGCATCACGCAAAACATGCGCGACTGTGGTTTTGACGAGGTCTATACCGATGCGGTAGGCAATGTGGTGGGGCGCTATCACGCGGCGTCGACCAGCGGCAAATATTTGATGACGGGCAGCCACTACGACACCGTGCGCAATGGCGGCAAATACGACGGTCGCCTGGGCATCTTTGTGCCCATGGCCTGCGTGCAGCAGCTGCACCAGCAGGCCAAGCGTTTGCCCTTTGGCATCGAGGTCGTGGCCTTTGCCGAAGAAGAAGGCCAGCGCTACAAAGCCACCTTCCTCGGTTCGGGCGCGCTGATTGGCCAGTTCAACCCCGCTTGGCTGGACCAGCAAGACGCCGACGGCATCACCATGCGCGCGGCCATGCAACACGCGGGCCTGTGCATCGACGACATTCCCAAAATCCAGCGCGACCCGGCGCAATACCTGGGTTTTGTCGAGGTGCACATCGAACAAGGTCCGGTGCTCAACGAAGTGAACATCCCGCTGGGTGTGGTGACCTCGATCAACGGCAGCGTGCGCTACCTGTGCGAAATCATCGGCACCACCAGCCACGCGGGCACCACGCCGATGGACCGCCGCCGCGACGCCGCTTGCGCCGTGGCAGAACTGGCGCTTTACATGGAGCAACGCGCCGCCCAAGACGGCGACAGCGTGGCGACGATGGGCCAGCTGCAAGTGCCCAACGGCTCGATCAACGTGGTGCCCGGCCGCTGCACCTTCAGCCTGGACATGCGGGCACCGACCGACGCGCAACGCGACGCGCTGGTCAACGACATCCTGGCGCAGCTGCAGGCCATTGCCGAGCGCCGTGGCGTGCGCGTGAAAGCCGAGCTCACCATGAGCGCCGCCGCCGCGCCCAGCGCCCCCGAATGGCAAGCACGATGGGAACGCGCCGTGAGCGCACTGGGCGTGCCGCTGTTCAAACTGCCCAGCGGCGCAGGCCATGACGCCATGAAGCTGCACGAGGTCATGCCCCAAGCCATGCTGTTTGTGCGCGGCGAAAACGCGGGCATCAGCCACAACCCTCTCGAATCCACCACCAGCTGCGACATGCAACTGTGTGTTGACGCCTTCACCCATGTTTTGAACCAACTTGCATCGGAATTGTCATGAGCGCTACCGAAACCCAATACCAACAACTCGACGCCTGGATCGACGCGCACTTTAACGAGCAGGTGAAGTTCCTGCAAGCGCTGGTGCAAGTGCCCACCGACACCCCGCCCGGCAACAACGCCCCGCATGCCGAGCGAACAGCCGAGCTGCTGGCGCCCATGGGCTTTGCCGCAGAAAAGCACGCCGTGCCCGCCTCCGAAGTCAAGGCCTACGGCCTGGAATCGATCACCAACCTGATCGTGCGCCGCAAATACGGCGAGGGCAAAACCATTGCCCTGAACGCCCACGGCGACGTGGTGCCCCCTGGCGAAGGCTGGACGCACCCACCCTACGGCGGCGAGATCCACAACAGCGCGATGTACGGCCGCGCCACCGCTGTGAGCAAGTGCGACTTTTCCACTTTCACCTTCGCCACTCGGGCACTGGAATCACTCAACGCGCCCCTCAAAGGCGGCGTGGAACTGCACTTCACTTACGACGAAGAGTTTGGCGGCGAAATGGGCCCCGGCTGGCTGCTGGCCAAAGGCCTCACCAAGCCTGATTTGATGATCGCGGCAGGTTTTAGCTACCAGGTCGTCACCGCACACAACGGCTGCCTGCAAATGGAAGTGACGGTGCAAGGCGAGATGTCGCACGCCGCCATCCCCGACAGCGGCACCGACGCGCTGCAAGGCGCGGTGCACATCCTGAGCGCCCTGCTCGCACTCAACACGCAATACCTGAAAGTCACGTCCAAGGTCGAGGGCATCACCCACCCCTATCTGAACGTGGGCCTGATCGAAGGCGGCACCAACACCAACGTGGTGCCCGGCAAAGTGAGCTTCAAGCTCGACCGCCGCATGATTCCCGAAGAGAACCCAGCCGAAGTCGAAGCCAGCATCCGCCAAACCATTGCCGACGCCGCAGCCAGCTTCATGCCCCCACGTGGTGGCCATGTGCTGAAAGTGGACGTGCGCCGCATGCTGCTGGCCAACGCCATGAAGCCGCTGCCGGGCAACCAACCGCTTGTGAGCGCCATCCAGAAACACGGCGAACAAGTCTTCGGAGAAGTCATCCCCGCCCTGGGCACGCCGCTCTACACAGACGTGCGCTTGTATGTGGAGCGCGGCATCCCTGGCGTGATCTACGGCGCAGGGCCCCGCACTGTGCTCGAATCCAACGCCAAACGCGCCGATGAGCATGTGCAGCTCGAAGACCTGCGCCGCGCCACCAAGGTGGTGGCACGCACGTTGCTGGATTTGCTGGCCTGAACATCACCGCGGCGCAGATTGGAACCCTGCGCCAGCCCGTGCAGGCCTGCACCACCGCAGGGTAAATCGAGTCCTGGACCAGGATCGGTCCAGCTGGGGTGCCGATGGACCGTGCGCTTTTTCCGCTGATGCCTGGGCTTTAACCCCGTTTCAGATACACCTTGACGAAACTGCTCTTGAGCTGATCTGCTTGCGCGCGCATGGCCCCCAGATTTCCGGCTTGCGCCAATGCCAGCAGCTCATCCAGGTTTTTGCGAATGGCCTGAATCTCGACGTCGTTGGCTTCCAGTTCCACAGGTTTGAACTTGTCGCTGAGCATGGGATGCAGTTGCTTGACTTTTCCCGCATCCTTGGCGTTCGCAGCGTCCAAGATCAGCTCCATCGCGTCATGAAAATCCACCAGCGCGACGGCCAGCATGGAAAACCCGTTGCGCTTGA encodes:
- the xdhA gene encoding xanthine dehydrogenase small subunit, whose protein sequence is MTQVTNTVRFVLDGRIVEAQGERRTTTVLDYLREELHRTGTKEGCAEGDCGACVVMVGELNAAGTGVDYVATNACIQLLPSLDGKSVKTVESLKKADGTLHPVQAEMVKCHGSQCGFCTPGIVMSLVNLVQVLPMPNRQQITDSLSGNLCRCTGYKPIIDSATQACAKPEALKLDDSADVPLLQEIKRASVPTLSLDGDIIVQPVVRTRKGNEFVSPATLAEVADYLVKNPTTTLLAGSTEIGLQVNKQFSRPEHIMYLGNVKELRQVTETASAWRIGAAVSLTQVEALVAQAYPDFTEVLRRFGSPPIRSTATLAGNIANGSPIGDTMPCLMALGASLVLRRGDNTRKVLLDKFYTGMKKNVLVPGEFIEAIELPKPVAGQVFRAHKVSKRFEQDISATCAAISYTLQGGKLLGVKLAYNGLAPSPCRAPQLEAVLEGKSPADVKSADLDAAIAASFTARDGLRATWAYRALVARNLVLEFIEEQTKEVA
- the uraH gene encoding hydroxyisourate hydrolase encodes the protein MGLSTHVLDTMHGCPAAGMQVSLYTTQGDQATLVKSFTLNHDGRNPDGLLYDHASLRKGTYRLVFNVSDYFKAKGVELPEPNFLNRVSLDFGVAHEEQHYHVPLLASPWSYSTYRGS
- a CDS encoding GntR family transcriptional regulator yields the protein METSTTHHIVESLTRAIVEHRLLPGSKLAEQKLADHFGVSRTLVRQALFQLSQNRLIRLEPARGAFVAAPSVEEAQQVFAVRRMLEAEMTRAFAQQVTPAQIVALKEHIQQEREAVTQGDITGRTELLGDFHVRMAELMNNDVLAQVLGELISRCALITLMYQSRNEAEHSTDEHVTIVAALEAQDADLAVRLMHEHLLHVEASLTFDRKVPTHDISLALA
- the puuE gene encoding allantoinase PuuE → MSVYDSTLPYPRDLKGYGRHVPHAQWPGGARVAVQFVLNYEEGGENSVLHGDTGSEQFLSEMFNPASFPERHISMEGIYEYGSRAGVWRLLREFEKRGLPLTVFGVATALQKHDDVTAAFRELGYDIACHGLKWIHYQNIDEATERAHMAEAMAILQKLTGERPLGWYTGRDSPNTRRLVADFGGFEYDSDYYGDDLPFWMKVRKSDGSDAPQLIVPYTLDCNDMRFALPQGYSHADPFFQYMKDTFDALYAEGDPNGDNAPKMMSIGMHCRLLGRPGRITALQRFLDHIQSHDKVWVARRIDIARHWKAHHPYQD
- the uraD gene encoding 2-oxo-4-hydroxy-4-carboxy-5-ureidoimidazoline decarboxylase yields the protein MSLTLEKLNSASHANAAHMLDGLYEHSPWIAEQALAQRPFASLAQLKHAMCEVLAHAGRDAQLGLIRAHPELAGKAMVSQTLTAESTNEQTKAGLTDCTPEEFAKIQKLNADYNAKFGWPFILAVRGPRGLGLSKKQIIDAFERRLFGHPDIELQECLRNIHRIVEIRLNDKFGVEPTLGHQVWDWQEQLAQHSDPGFAELGQLTVTYLTDAHRACAQRITQNMRDCGFDEVYTDAVGNVVGRYHAASTSGKYLMTGSHYDTVRNGGKYDGRLGIFVPMACVQQLHQQAKRLPFGIEVVAFAEEEGQRYKATFLGSGALIGQFNPAWLDQQDADGITMRAAMQHAGLCIDDIPKIQRDPAQYLGFVEVHIEQGPVLNEVNIPLGVVTSINGSVRYLCEIIGTTSHAGTTPMDRRRDAACAVAELALYMEQRAAQDGDSVATMGQLQVPNGSINVVPGRCTFSLDMRAPTDAQRDALVNDILAQLQAIAERRGVRVKAELTMSAAAAPSAPEWQARWERAVSALGVPLFKLPSGAGHDAMKLHEVMPQAMLFVRGENAGISHNPLESTTSCDMQLCVDAFTHVLNQLASELS
- a CDS encoding M20/M25/M40 family metallo-hydrolase encodes the protein MSATETQYQQLDAWIDAHFNEQVKFLQALVQVPTDTPPGNNAPHAERTAELLAPMGFAAEKHAVPASEVKAYGLESITNLIVRRKYGEGKTIALNAHGDVVPPGEGWTHPPYGGEIHNSAMYGRATAVSKCDFSTFTFATRALESLNAPLKGGVELHFTYDEEFGGEMGPGWLLAKGLTKPDLMIAAGFSYQVVTAHNGCLQMEVTVQGEMSHAAIPDSGTDALQGAVHILSALLALNTQYLKVTSKVEGITHPYLNVGLIEGGTNTNVVPGKVSFKLDRRMIPEENPAEVEASIRQTIADAAASFMPPRGGHVLKVDVRRMLLANAMKPLPGNQPLVSAIQKHGEQVFGEVIPALGTPLYTDVRLYVERGIPGVIYGAGPRTVLESNAKRADEHVQLEDLRRATKVVARTLLDLLA